A single Gasterosteus aculeatus chromosome 2, fGasAcu3.hap1.1, whole genome shotgun sequence DNA region contains:
- the LOC120829667 gene encoding uncharacterized protein LOC120829667 yields the protein MVDGRRSSSQGVHSCRCHRSHSWIFTSTDSISTFKMTAHLKLPVNNQDGIELERTEDHESDGSIPKPVMDNPPRKMAGKLVSGACRLSTISEKEPEKPDTDPTPRDPLGGSEWAGSSFSVGSDKLKSSSSDFSSEDSCQTGGGDACAALLLACLHCRFHEFMLLLLDACELAVGRCFPSYKYITAASDQQGNDCCNYNLEMDCNCCGSCQDAGELIELAMEMSEVCYR from the exons ATGGTTGATGGGAGGCGCTCGAGCTCACAGGGAGTTCACAGCTGCAGATGCCACCGATCACACAGTTGGATATTTACCAGTACAGACAG TATCTCCACTTTTAAGATGACAGCTCATTTAAAGCTCCCTGTGAATAATCAGGACGGTATCGAGCTTGAGAGAACAGAGGACCATGAGTCTGATG gcagcaTCCCTAAGCCAGTCATGGATAATCCACCTCGGAAGATGGCGGGCAAGCTGGTCAGCGGGGCGTGCAGGCTGAGCACCATATCGGAGAAAGAACCGGAAAAGCCGGACACCGATCCCACTCCCCGTGATCCCCTGGGTGGCAGCGAATGGGCTGGATCGAGCTTCTCCGTTGGTTCTGACAAgttgaagagcagcagcagtgattttTCCTCGGAAGACTCGTGCCAGACTGGCGGTGGCG ATGCGTGTGCAGCACTTCTTCTCGCCTGCCTGCATTGTCGCTTTCACGAATTCATGCTTCTGCTATTGGATGCGTGTGAGCTGGCCGTGGGTCGCTGCTTTCCCTCGTACAAATACATCACGGCCGCCAGCGACCAGCAGGGAAACGACTGCTGCAACTACAACCTGGAGATGGATTGCAACTGCTGCGGCTCCTGTCAGGACGCAGGAGAACTCATCGAGCTGGCCATGGAGATGTCAGAGGTCTGCTATCGCTGA